In the genome of Planctomycetota bacterium, one region contains:
- the lpxD gene encoding UDP-3-O-(3-hydroxymyristoyl)glucosamine N-acyltransferase, producing MTDAPAQSLTTARIAALTGGELLGPGDIAIGAMEATQHARTGQLTFIGSARYAAQWATCAASAALIASGIDLVPGEGRALIRVKNVDLAAATVLEALAPAPVRPACGVHPSAQIDPTATLGDDVRIGPHCIVGPRVSLAAGVELHGNVSVLDDSRIGEGTVIWPGVVIRERSILGARCILHANVVIGADGFGYRPSADGKSLVKIPQIGYVQIGDDVEIGAGSCIDRGKFSATVIGSGTKIDNLVQIAHNVRIGRCVVIAGLSGISGSVTIGDGAMLGGGVGIADHVTIGRGVKIGAKAGVMGDIPDGETWYGMPAQPDKIAVRQFLTLKQLAQSKRKDRRDRKRDDKTT from the coding sequence ATGACCGACGCACCCGCCCAATCCCTGACCACCGCCCGCATCGCCGCGCTGACCGGCGGGGAACTCCTCGGCCCCGGCGACATCGCCATCGGCGCGATGGAAGCCACGCAACACGCCCGGACCGGGCAACTGACGTTCATCGGCTCCGCCAGGTACGCCGCCCAGTGGGCGACCTGCGCCGCTTCCGCCGCACTGATCGCTTCGGGCATCGACCTTGTGCCGGGCGAGGGCCGGGCGCTGATCCGCGTCAAGAACGTCGATCTGGCCGCCGCGACCGTGCTCGAAGCGCTCGCCCCCGCCCCCGTGCGACCCGCTTGCGGCGTGCATCCGTCCGCTCAAATTGACCCGACCGCGACGCTCGGCGACGATGTCCGCATCGGGCCTCATTGCATCGTCGGCCCGCGCGTTTCGCTCGCCGCCGGCGTCGAGCTGCATGGCAACGTGAGCGTGCTCGATGACAGCCGCATCGGCGAGGGCACGGTGATCTGGCCGGGCGTGGTGATCCGCGAGCGCTCGATCCTCGGCGCGCGGTGCATCCTGCACGCCAACGTCGTCATCGGAGCGGACGGCTTCGGCTACCGGCCCAGCGCCGATGGCAAGAGTCTTGTGAAGATTCCGCAGATCGGCTACGTCCAGATCGGCGACGACGTCGAAATCGGAGCTGGCTCGTGCATCGACCGCGGCAAGTTCTCCGCCACCGTCATCGGCTCGGGCACCAAGATCGACAACCTTGTGCAGATCGCGCACAACGTCCGCATCGGGCGATGCGTGGTCATCGCCGGCTTAAGCGGCATCAGCGGGTCCGTCACGATCGGCGACGGCGCGATGCTCGGCGGCGGCGTCGGCATCGCGGACCACGTCACGATCGGCCGCGGCGTGAAAATCGGGGCCAAGGCCGGCGTGATGGGCGATATTCCCGATGGCGAGACCTGGTACGGTATGCCCGCCCAGCCGGATAAGATTGCCGTGCGACAGTTCCTCACGCTCAAGCAACTGGCCCAAAGCAAACGCAAGGACCGGCGCGATCGCAAGCGCGATGACAAGACGACCTGA
- a CDS encoding PEP-CTERM sorting domain-containing protein (PEP-CTERM proteins occur, often in large numbers, in the proteomes of bacteria that also encode an exosortase, a predicted intramembrane cysteine proteinase. The presence of a PEP-CTERM domain at a protein's C-terminus predicts cleavage within the sorting domain, followed by covalent anchoring to some some component of the (usually Gram-negative) cell surface. Many PEP-CTERM proteins exhibit an unusual sequence composition that includes large numbers of potential glycosylation sites. Expression of one such protein has been shown restore the ability of a bacterium to form floc, a type of biofilm.) — translation MNGNHQRMGRFVIAAALIGAMAGLFARPASAALLAYDGFIAGGATPNTAAGQYQTGTGFSGDSIQGQSPTTTGFAAAAWNSTSAFAANIYYRNESTQLTYIDSTGMHQLVTSTGQLDLFRSSGSSADDKDMARSLAIGNSLPDTLFISMIAKVASGASLTVRSASTDGSSERRFNFGIDASGHPFVTGTGTGSGMNTNTSITVDPTKTNFLVAKLINDGTSSDEIDLYLDPKLTSEGLNTPVAVIDGGNFYVGSNASWTLEDIFFRNRVTAAGQSIIMDELRIASTWAEATPNILVPEPTSAAIVLLGVTGLMRRRRRA, via the coding sequence ATGAATGGGAATCATCAACGTATGGGACGTTTTGTCATCGCCGCGGCTTTGATCGGCGCGATGGCGGGTTTGTTCGCCCGCCCGGCTTCCGCAGCCCTGCTTGCCTATGACGGATTCATCGCCGGCGGAGCCACGCCCAACACCGCCGCCGGCCAGTATCAGACCGGCACCGGTTTCTCCGGCGACTCCATTCAAGGCCAGAGCCCCACCACGACCGGCTTCGCCGCCGCGGCCTGGAACAGCACCTCCGCCTTCGCCGCCAACATCTACTACCGCAACGAAAGCACCCAGCTCACCTACATCGACTCCACCGGCATGCACCAGCTTGTCACCTCGACCGGCCAGCTCGATCTGTTCCGATCCAGCGGGTCCAGTGCCGACGACAAGGACATGGCCCGCTCGCTGGCGATCGGCAACTCCCTCCCCGACACCCTCTTCATCAGCATGATCGCCAAGGTCGCCAGCGGCGCCAGTCTGACCGTCCGCTCCGCAAGCACCGACGGTTCGTCCGAACGCCGCTTCAACTTCGGCATCGACGCCAGTGGTCACCCCTTCGTGACCGGCACGGGCACCGGCAGCGGCATGAACACCAACACCTCCATCACCGTCGATCCAACGAAGACCAACTTCCTCGTCGCCAAGCTCATCAACGACGGCACCAGCTCCGACGAAATCGATCTCTACCTCGACCCCAAACTCACCAGCGAAGGACTCAACACGCCCGTCGCCGTGATCGACGGCGGAAACTTCTACGTCGGGTCCAATGCGTCATGGACCCTCGAAGACATCTTCTTCCGCAACCGCGTCACCGCGGCCGGTCAGTCCATCATCATGGACGAACTTCGCATCGCCTCGACCTGGGCCGAAGCGACGCCCAACATCCTCGTCCCCGAGCCGACCAGCGCCGCGATCGTTCTGCTGGGCGTCACCGGCCTGATGCGCCGCCGACGCCGCGCCTGA
- a CDS encoding tetratricopeptide repeat protein, protein MARTGAGQSVGAACGKRAGGMSIERRERCAKVTDAARRLLEAGDAAGAAKRAAAAVQIDPGDAWARTVHAEALLATGESGAALAALNAADWYDAADTKRNTPDALLAERLTLRATAWLRQGNAVAARRWLLEATKLNASDRHIARKLAALQIEADDASRAAAQLRELMARHGEDAATWRLVAEAHEAAGEPAAAIEAYDKIAAFAEAMHFDTLTHTLRLARLHRRAGRFADAMALYRKLLAESHDAAGIAREAGELAVEIGDDAAAKSYFQQAIDAEPDEPSAPFELAQQHTRCGRLEKAVPLWRRLLERDESGERARAAAGLIMSAAGVGRHRFADRMLERLRAWTKPGERVRLLAEAWRESVPGRLLRDMRDNHDTSERLDALEALLRDASDTLQRAAADRPDHADLHYHFAVCQSALGQEGVADASLDRALRLNAGYLAAARRRLRGLIERRHLAAAHALLDVVLARKPDTRDLLDVQIALDLTAGRFDQAVRRLGASPLDRPAMTRIAASVDAMLQAMSSVHRPKWRRVCQRRWGLSFDEPWAKAA, encoded by the coding sequence ATGGCACGAACGGGAGCCGGACAATCAGTTGGCGCAGCGTGCGGAAAGCGAGCTGGCGGCATGAGCATCGAACGGCGCGAACGATGTGCGAAGGTGACCGATGCGGCGCGGCGTCTGCTCGAAGCGGGCGATGCGGCGGGAGCGGCCAAGCGCGCGGCGGCGGCGGTGCAGATCGACCCGGGCGATGCATGGGCGCGCACGGTGCATGCGGAGGCGCTGTTGGCGACGGGCGAATCGGGCGCGGCTTTGGCGGCGCTCAACGCGGCGGACTGGTACGACGCGGCGGACACGAAACGCAACACACCCGATGCCCTGCTCGCCGAGCGCCTGACGCTGCGCGCGACGGCGTGGCTGCGGCAGGGCAACGCGGTGGCGGCCCGGCGCTGGCTCCTGGAAGCGACGAAGCTCAACGCATCCGATCGACACATCGCCCGCAAACTCGCCGCGCTTCAGATCGAAGCCGACGACGCCAGCCGCGCCGCCGCTCAGTTGCGCGAGCTGATGGCCCGGCACGGCGAGGACGCGGCGACGTGGCGGCTTGTCGCCGAGGCGCACGAAGCGGCGGGCGAACCGGCGGCGGCGATCGAGGCGTACGACAAGATCGCGGCGTTCGCCGAGGCGATGCACTTCGACACGCTCACACACACGCTGCGCCTCGCCCGGCTCCACCGCCGCGCAGGCCGTTTCGCCGACGCCATGGCGCTTTACCGCAAGCTGCTCGCCGAGTCGCACGACGCCGCGGGCATCGCGCGAGAAGCGGGCGAGCTGGCCGTCGAAATCGGCGACGATGCGGCGGCGAAATCGTATTTCCAGCAGGCGATCGACGCCGAGCCCGACGAGCCGAGCGCGCCCTTCGAGCTCGCGCAGCAGCACACGCGCTGCGGGCGCCTCGAGAAGGCCGTCCCGCTCTGGCGCCGCCTGCTTGAGCGCGACGAGTCGGGCGAACGCGCCCGCGCCGCGGCGGGGTTGATCATGAGCGCCGCCGGCGTCGGACGTCATCGCTTCGCCGATCGGATGCTCGAGCGGCTCCGCGCCTGGACGAAACCGGGCGAACGCGTGCGGCTGCTGGCGGAGGCATGGCGCGAGTCCGTGCCCGGCCGACTGCTGCGCGACATGCGTGACAATCACGACACGAGCGAGCGGCTCGACGCCTTGGAGGCGCTCCTCCGCGACGCTTCCGATACGCTCCAGCGCGCCGCCGCCGATCGACCCGATCACGCCGACCTGCATTACCACTTTGCCGTCTGCCAGTCCGCCCTCGGCCAGGAAGGCGTCGCCGACGCCAGTCTCGATCGCGCCCTGCGGCTCAACGCCGGTTACCTCGCCGCGGCGCGCCGGCGACTGCGCGGGCTCATCGAGCGCCGCCATCTCGCCGCCGCGCACGCCCTGCTCGATGTGGTCCTGGCCCGCAAGCCCGACACGCGCGATCTGCTCGATGTGCAGATCGCCCTCGATCTGACCGCCGGCCGGTTCGATCAGGCGGTGCGCCGGCTCGGCGCCTCGCCGCTGGATCGGCCGGCGATGACGCGCATCGCCGCATCCGTCGACGCCATGCTCCAAGCCATGAGCAGCGTGCATCGGCCCAAATGGCGCCGCGTCTGTCAGCGCCGATGGGGCCTGTCCTTCGATGAACCCTGGGCCAAAGCCGCCTGA
- a CDS encoding nuclear transport factor 2 family protein encodes MSAKQIDPKVTAVGRRLVELCAAGKHREAMEELYADNIVSVEACAGPDMPAETRGKDGVRGKHDWWESNTITHGGTAKGPFVHGDRFMVLFGMDVTMKPTGQRMQAEEIGLYTVQDDKIVREEFFYVPPPAGA; translated from the coding sequence ATGTCAGCGAAACAGATCGACCCGAAGGTGACGGCGGTGGGGCGGCGGCTCGTCGAGCTATGCGCGGCGGGGAAGCATCGGGAGGCGATGGAGGAGCTTTACGCCGACAACATCGTCAGCGTCGAGGCCTGCGCCGGGCCGGACATGCCCGCGGAGACGCGCGGCAAGGACGGCGTGCGCGGCAAGCATGACTGGTGGGAATCGAACACGATCACGCACGGCGGCACGGCCAAGGGGCCGTTCGTGCATGGCGACCGATTCATGGTGCTGTTCGGCATGGACGTGACCATGAAGCCGACGGGCCAGCGCATGCAGGCGGAGGAGATCGGGCTTTACACGGTCCAAGACGACAAGATCGTCCGCGAGGAGTTCTTCTACGTTCCGCCGCCGGCCGGCGCGTGA
- the recO gene encoding DNA repair protein RecO — MPTIKDNAVCLRLMDWSETSQIVVLMTESHGKISAVAKGAKRTNASTLAKFSGGVELLTTGEAVLIVKPQSDLANLIEWNLVEAHWHLRRSYASYQLAMYAADLVHHVVQDHDPHPGTYAALAGFLEALKNAQPQAALMKFQWAVIDDMGYRPVLDHDAQTGEVFDDAAGTLAFSASAGGLVADTGAADRWRVRRQTVDLLRDEAGGRGIEAYDDPSIRRANRLLCVYLRAILDKELATMSAVLGEE, encoded by the coding sequence ATGCCCACGATCAAGGACAATGCGGTGTGCCTGCGGCTGATGGACTGGTCCGAGACGAGCCAGATCGTCGTGCTCATGACCGAGAGCCACGGGAAGATTTCCGCGGTGGCCAAGGGCGCCAAGCGGACGAACGCGTCGACGCTCGCCAAATTCAGCGGCGGGGTCGAGTTGCTCACCACCGGCGAGGCGGTGCTCATCGTCAAGCCGCAGTCGGACCTGGCGAATCTGATCGAGTGGAACCTCGTCGAGGCGCACTGGCATCTGCGCCGCTCGTACGCGAGCTATCAGCTTGCGATGTACGCGGCGGACCTGGTCCATCATGTGGTGCAGGATCATGACCCGCACCCGGGGACGTATGCGGCGCTGGCGGGGTTTTTGGAGGCGTTGAAAAATGCTCAGCCGCAAGCGGCTTTGATGAAGTTTCAATGGGCGGTGATTGACGACATGGGGTATCGGCCGGTGCTTGATCACGATGCGCAGACGGGGGAGGTGTTCGACGATGCGGCGGGGACGCTGGCGTTCAGCGCCTCGGCGGGCGGGCTCGTCGCCGACACGGGGGCGGCGGACCGGTGGCGCGTGCGTCGGCAGACGGTGGATCTGTTGCGCGATGAGGCCGGGGGGCGGGGGATCGAGGCGTATGACGACCCGTCCATTCGCCGGGCGAATCGGCTGCTTTGCGTGTATCTGCGGGCGATACTTGATAAGGAACTGGCGACGATGAGCGCGGTGCTCGGCGAGGAATAG
- the lpxA gene encoding acyl-ACP--UDP-N-acetylglucosamine O-acyltransferase, producing MPFIHPTAVVDRNARLADDVQVGPYTVIGPKVTIHAGTSLGSHCVIEGRTTIGSHNRIGHHVCLGNNPQDLKFRGEDATLDIGDCNDIRENVTAHTGTRNGGNRTAIGSHNFIMVGAHIAHDCIIGDHTILSNNVMLAGHIVVEDHAVIAGGAGVSHYVTIGRYAFIGGLSGVVRDCPPFMCTDGHPAAVRGVNTIGLTRHKFEPDTIDHLKRCFLLLWGRKARDKNGNIGAALEEAEATFGADAAVQELVQFTRHLVSAPNGRHAETLRADDKRRTPTR from the coding sequence ATGCCATTCATTCATCCCACCGCCGTGGTCGATCGCAACGCCCGACTCGCTGACGATGTGCAGGTCGGCCCGTACACCGTGATCGGACCCAAGGTCACCATCCACGCCGGCACGTCGCTCGGTTCGCACTGCGTCATCGAAGGACGCACGACGATCGGATCGCACAACCGCATCGGCCATCACGTCTGCCTCGGCAACAACCCGCAGGACCTCAAGTTCCGCGGCGAGGACGCCACGCTCGACATCGGCGATTGCAACGACATCCGCGAAAACGTCACCGCTCACACCGGCACGCGCAACGGCGGCAACCGCACCGCGATCGGCTCGCACAACTTCATCATGGTCGGCGCCCACATCGCCCATGACTGCATCATCGGCGACCACACGATTCTGTCCAACAACGTCATGCTCGCCGGCCACATCGTCGTGGAGGACCACGCCGTCATCGCCGGCGGCGCGGGCGTCAGTCATTACGTCACCATCGGCCGCTACGCCTTCATCGGCGGGCTCTCCGGCGTCGTCCGCGACTGCCCGCCGTTCATGTGCACCGACGGGCATCCCGCTGCGGTGCGCGGCGTGAACACGATCGGTCTGACGCGCCACAAGTTCGAACCCGACACGATCGATCACCTCAAGCGCTGCTTTCTCCTGCTCTGGGGACGCAAGGCGCGCGACAAGAACGGCAACATCGGCGCCGCGCTCGAAGAAGCCGAGGCGACGTTCGGCGCCGACGCGGCGGTGCAGGAACTGGTCCAGTTCACCCGTCATCTCGTCAGCGCCCCCAACGGGCGTCACGCCGAAACCCTCCGCGCCGACGACAAACGCCGCACCCCCACCCGCTGA
- the lpxC gene encoding UDP-3-O-[3-hydroxymyristoyl] N-acetylglucosamine deacetylase codes for MNSVIENQRTIERTSTVEGPGLFMGEKATVRFKPAPVDHGIVFIRTDVSDGGEPVRIPALVSNVTKRARRTALRRGAAAIETTEHCLSAIAGLGIDNLIVEVVGPELPGLDGSAEPYVKALNEAGVIEQTSLRRVLTITEPIVCEDGDSMIAALPADKPSLQVIYDLDYGSKNPIGKQLYAFNSDNGDYVHNIAPARTFVLEAEAKALQQAGLGKHLTPDTLLVIGANGPIGNNKFRFDDEPVRHKIVDVIGDLALVGCPIRGRIVAYKSGHALNQQLARKLLKLRQAQHHSSLLTGEGLIDVRRIQRILPHRYPMLLVDRVLEIEGDRRAVGVKNVSINEAFFQGHYPGTPIMPGVLIVEAMAQLSGVLLSQKLEHTGRLAVLLSMDKVKLRRPVTPGDQLVIEAETVRVKSRTGHTRCRAYVGPHLAAEAQIKFMLVDAEQE; via the coding sequence ATGAACAGTGTGATTGAAAACCAGCGCACGATTGAACGCACCTCGACCGTCGAAGGGCCGGGGCTGTTCATGGGCGAGAAAGCCACCGTCCGCTTCAAGCCCGCGCCGGTCGATCACGGCATCGTGTTCATTCGCACCGATGTCTCCGACGGCGGGGAGCCGGTGCGGATCCCCGCGCTCGTGTCGAATGTCACCAAGCGCGCCCGCCGCACCGCCCTCCGCCGCGGCGCCGCCGCCATCGAAACCACCGAACATTGCCTCAGCGCCATCGCCGGTCTGGGCATCGACAATCTGATTGTCGAAGTGGTCGGCCCCGAGCTGCCGGGCCTCGACGGGTCCGCCGAACCGTACGTCAAGGCACTGAACGAAGCGGGCGTCATCGAGCAGACTTCCCTGCGCCGCGTGCTGACCATCACCGAGCCGATCGTCTGCGAAGACGGCGACTCCATGATCGCCGCGCTCCCCGCCGACAAACCCTCGCTTCAGGTCATCTATGACCTGGACTATGGCTCCAAGAACCCGATCGGCAAGCAGCTCTACGCCTTCAACTCCGACAATGGCGATTACGTCCACAACATCGCCCCCGCCCGGACGTTCGTTCTCGAAGCCGAAGCCAAGGCGCTTCAGCAGGCCGGGCTGGGCAAACATCTGACGCCCGACACGCTGCTCGTCATCGGCGCGAACGGCCCGATCGGCAACAACAAGTTCCGCTTCGACGATGAACCCGTGCGTCACAAGATCGTCGATGTCATCGGCGACCTGGCCCTGGTGGGCTGCCCGATTCGCGGGCGCATCGTGGCGTACAAATCCGGTCACGCGCTCAATCAGCAGCTCGCCCGCAAACTCCTCAAGCTCCGACAGGCCCAGCATCACAGCTCGCTGCTGACCGGCGAAGGGCTGATCGATGTGCGGCGCATTCAGCGGATTCTTCCGCATCGTTACCCGATGCTGCTGGTGGACCGCGTGCTGGAGATCGAGGGCGACCGCCGGGCGGTGGGCGTCAAGAACGTGTCGATCAACGAGGCGTTTTTTCAGGGGCATTATCCGGGCACGCCGATCATGCCGGGCGTGTTGATCGTCGAAGCGATGGCGCAGCTTTCGGGCGTGCTCCTTTCGCAGAAGCTCGAGCACACCGGCCGGCTCGCCGTGCTGCTTTCGATGGACAAGGTGAAGCTGCGTCGGCCGGTGACGCCGGGCGATCAGCTCGTCATCGAAGCCGAGACCGTCCGCGTCAAATCCCGCACGGGCCACACCCGCTGTCGTGCCTACGTCGGCCCCCACCTCGCCGCCGAGGCCCAGATCAAGTTCATGCTCGTCGACGCGGAGCAGGAATAG
- the mutL gene encoding DNA mismatch repair endonuclease MutL — translation MPIVRLSPLLVNQIAAGEVIERPASVVKELVENSIDAGAMRIDVAVEDGGRELIRIADDGCGIGADQLELALEPHATSKIASADDLAAIRTKGFRGEALASIQSISRLRLTSRSRDAEAGAMIEASGDERSAVKPVGCAPGTVIEVRNLFFNTPARRKFMRAGSTEFTHIGDTLRRVAMAHPAVGFTLWHNDRTSLDLPPGQTPAQRCIALLGEDVAEALLEFSSNERGVKLWGLAGLPSLARATAKFQYVYVNARPIRDRNVMHALKEAYRGLIEPSLQPTAALFITLDPTAVDVNVHPTKSEVRFADANAVHGQVLATLRQRLLATDLTPSVNHFNRRPPLAIATRGMTFGGMPGADDPAAPPPASEAINTTDDFVDYFRRMDPRQKGFVYQQVRAEMAESSPASVDDEAPRLTEPIKPASQSILQVHNAYIVTQDEHGIVIIDQHALHERMMFESLYERICKHGALESQRLITPVVLSATPSRMDTLERLGPLLEKIGIEASPLGPGTIGIHAFASLLFDRNVDPVEFMTMLLDRAEEERFAPSDEAALHEVLDMMSCKAAVKAGDALGPEELSALLDRRSQIERSASCPHGRPTTVRLTLRDLEKHFKRS, via the coding sequence ATGCCCATCGTGCGTCTCAGTCCGTTGCTCGTCAATCAGATCGCGGCGGGGGAAGTCATTGAGCGGCCCGCATCGGTGGTCAAGGAACTCGTCGAGAACAGCATCGACGCGGGGGCGATGCGCATCGACGTCGCCGTCGAAGACGGCGGGCGGGAACTGATCCGCATCGCGGATGACGGGTGCGGCATCGGGGCGGATCAGCTTGAGCTGGCGCTGGAGCCCCATGCCACGAGCAAGATCGCCAGCGCGGACGATCTGGCGGCGATCAGGACCAAGGGCTTCCGCGGCGAAGCGCTGGCGTCGATCCAGTCGATCAGCCGGCTGAGGTTGACGAGCCGATCGCGCGATGCGGAGGCGGGCGCGATGATCGAGGCGAGCGGGGATGAGCGGTCGGCGGTGAAGCCCGTCGGATGCGCCCCCGGGACGGTGATCGAAGTGCGCAATCTGTTTTTCAATACGCCGGCCCGGCGGAAGTTCATGCGGGCCGGTTCGACGGAGTTCACGCACATCGGCGACACGCTGCGGCGCGTCGCCATGGCGCACCCGGCCGTGGGCTTCACGCTTTGGCACAACGACCGCACATCGCTCGATCTGCCGCCGGGTCAGACGCCGGCGCAGCGGTGCATCGCGCTGCTGGGTGAGGATGTGGCGGAGGCGCTGCTCGAGTTCTCCTCCAACGAGCGGGGCGTGAAACTCTGGGGCCTGGCCGGTCTGCCTTCACTGGCGCGGGCGACGGCGAAGTTTCAATATGTCTACGTCAATGCGCGGCCGATCCGCGACCGCAACGTGATGCACGCCCTCAAGGAAGCGTACCGCGGGCTCATCGAGCCGTCGCTTCAACCGACCGCGGCGCTGTTCATCACGCTCGATCCGACGGCGGTCGATGTGAACGTGCACCCGACGAAGTCGGAGGTGCGCTTCGCTGACGCCAATGCGGTGCACGGGCAGGTGCTCGCGACGCTGCGGCAGCGATTGCTGGCGACGGATTTGACGCCGAGCGTGAATCATTTCAATCGTCGCCCGCCGCTTGCGATCGCCACGCGGGGGATGACCTTCGGCGGGATGCCGGGCGCGGACGACCCCGCCGCCCCGCCGCCGGCGAGCGAAGCGATCAACACCACCGACGATTTCGTGGACTACTTCCGCCGCATGGACCCGCGGCAGAAGGGCTTCGTCTATCAGCAGGTTCGGGCGGAGATGGCCGAGTCGTCGCCGGCGTCGGTCGATGATGAGGCCCCGCGACTCACCGAGCCGATCAAGCCGGCTTCGCAGTCGATCTTGCAGGTTCACAATGCGTACATCGTCACGCAGGACGAGCACGGGATCGTCATCATCGATCAGCACGCGCTGCACGAACGGATGATGTTCGAATCGCTGTACGAGCGGATCTGCAAGCACGGGGCGCTGGAAAGCCAGCGGTTGATCACGCCGGTCGTGCTCAGTGCGACGCCCTCGCGGATGGACACGCTCGAACGTCTTGGTCCGCTGCTTGAGAAGATCGGCATCGAGGCGTCGCCGCTCGGGCCGGGCACGATCGGAATTCACGCCTTCGCATCGCTGCTGTTTGACCGCAATGTCGATCCGGTGGAGTTCATGACGATGCTGCTCGATCGCGCGGAGGAGGAGCGGTTCGCGCCGAGCGACGAGGCGGCGTTGCATGAGGTATTGGACATGATGAGTTGCAAGGCGGCGGTGAAGGCGGGGGACGCGCTTGGGCCGGAGGAATTGAGTGCGCTTTTGGATCGTCGCTCGCAGATCGAGCGGTCGGCGAGTTGTCCGCACGGTCGGCCGACGACGGTGCGGCTGACGCTGCGGGATCTGGAAAAGCATTTCAAGCGAAGCTGA